A window from Salvelinus sp. IW2-2015 linkage group LG5, ASM291031v2, whole genome shotgun sequence encodes these proteins:
- the LOC111964531 gene encoding leucine zipper putative tumor suppressor 3-like, with protein MFAQSLEFTPLLLEVWAQARCRSEKGAVSWSSEGAGRRWVCDTADARILSMPQSPDLCYGYQRLQPSPTRATRCVSAGAASLPSIMARVERGGMSEGGRPQGMGIVASGELQHREVLSATSTLTHAKGTTADERSFATVEHSSSYYGSERPPPLCERAERERPPAHNNGNRQVSNGNRGVSNGNRAAAAVGNSERQVSNAVFLNGGGRRDGRDQRDGRDGGREVPRGAVSLDICGNNEVSLNNDRNSSQQLAQYKEAGASAAKLDNHNNPPNILPISGKLEKVQSNDGLVRPSAFKPVVPKSFHSMQNLVCPPQTGGEGRSAGGGAGGGGGPSVPGPLRDTDSSGSRGGGTRGGGGGGSRGGGQGSLSDSGRNSLTSLPTYAGSSSGYGPPPVLGPLSASTSHINRLGTTGALEKLDKSGGVSGNGGYQNGLSTSDSGRSSSGKSSSSYQRLSHLSDAPPSLRPSPSSDGVIQDLEDRLWEREQEVLHMRRNLDQSEAAIVQVFEEKQRVWERQMDELRQNYASRLQQVTRRAQRSQSALQAQISRLSQDKRRLHEEMAALLAQREELERKCLDYRKEQADILPRLEETKWEVCQKAGEISLLKQQLRESQAEVTQRAGEMVALRGQLKEANAQLRDWEEAMLGLKDSYSTKSLELERCEGELQRTLTEVSLLRDKLGMFEAEVVGLKRALGELSARDRAIEARGGGGSREASRTRGGLSSPHSPPEGSAFSYPALPPPPVPPPDAILSLQSDEAKVQRQEAHQRQEAHQRQEAHQLQEAQLRQEIHQQRQEAHQQWEEAGDLRRQLERLQGELRLERQQRERQALTFKKERHVWMDEKERVLKYQAQLQLSYVETLQKNQALELRVGQLGSKLTSTNTTPSPTSPPPLSPIPLPAPVTPLPSLXLPPSLPYPPSLSPHLPLLRTRSSLPPSTSWPLPGRYSPVWRG; from the exons TGTGTGTCGGCTGGTGCTGCCTCCCTGCCCTCCATCATGGCACGTGTGGAGCGCGGGGGGATGAGTGAGGGGGGGCGCCCCCAGGGCATGGGAATTGTGGCCAGCGGG GAGTTACAGCATCGAGAGGTCCTCTCAGCAACCTCCACCCTGACCCATGCTAAGGGGACTACGGCTGACGAACGAAGCTTTGCCACGGTGGAGCACTCTTCTTCTTACTACGGCAGCGAGCGTCCTCCGCCGCTCTgcgagagagcagagcgagagaggccCCCCGCCCATAACAATGGAAACAGACAAGTCTCCAATGGCAATAGGGGCGTTTCCAATGGGAACCGAGCAGCGGCAGCGGTGGGTAACAGTGAAAGGCAGGTGTCCAATGCAGTGTTTTTGAATGGAGGCGGGCGGCGTGATGGGCGGGACCAGAGGGATGGGCGTGATGGGGGGCGAGAAGTGCCGAGAGGGGCAGTGAGTTTGGACATTTGCGGGAACAACGAGGTCTCGCTGAACAATGATCGAAACAGTAGCCAACAACTAGCTCAGTACAAGGAGGCGGGGGCCAGCGCAGCCAAACTGGATAACCATAACAACCCCCCCAACATCCTCCCCATCTCTGGGAAGCTGGAGAAGGTTCAG AGCAACGATGGATTGGTCCGCCCCTCTGCCTTCAAGCCTGTAGTGCCCAAGAGCTTCCATTCCATGCAGAATCTGGTGTGCCCCCCCCAGACCGGAGGAGAGGGCCGCAGCGCTGGAGGAGGGGCTGGAGGTGGTGGGGGTCCCAGTGTACCAGgacccctcagagacacagaCAGCTCTGGCAGCCGGGGTGGAGGTACCAGAGGCGGGGGAGGTGGTGGCAGCAGGGGTGGAGGTCAGGGGAGCCTCTCCGACTCAGGGAGGAACTCTCTAACCAGCCTGCCCACCTACGCTGGCTCCAGCTCAGGCTACGGGCCCCCGCCTGTCCTTGGGCCCCTGAGCGCCTCCACCAGCCACATAAACCGCCTGGGGACCACAGGGGCCCTGGAGAAGTTGGACAAGTCTGGTGGCGTTAGCGGTAATGGTGGATACCAGAACGGACTGAGCACCTCGGATAGTGGTCGCTCCTCCTCTGGGAAGAGCTCCTCGTCCTATCAGAGGCTCAGCCACCTGAGTGACGCCCCCCCGTCCCTCCGCCCCTCGCCCTCCTCCGATGGCGTCATCCAGGACCTGGAGGATCGGCtatgggagagagagcaagag GTGCTCCACATGCGCCGTAACCTGGACCAGAGTGAGGCGGCCATCGTCCAGGTGTTTGAGGAGAAGCAGCGCGTATGGGAGCGCCAGATGGACGAGCTGCGGCAGAATTATGCCTCACGCCTGCAGCAG GTGACGCGTCGCGCCCAGCGCTCCCAGAGTGCCTTGCAGGCCCAGATCAGCCGTCTGTCGCAGGACAAGCGACGCCTGCACGAGGAGATGGCTGCGCTGCTGGCCcagagagaggagctggagaggAAGTGCCTGGACTACAGGAAGGAACAGGCTGACATCCTGCCACGCCTGGAGGAGACCAAatgggag GTGTGTCAGAAGGCAGGGGAGATCTCCCTGCTGAAGCAGCAGCTGAGGGAGAGCCAGGCGGAGGTGACCCAGCGGGCGGGGGAGATGGTGGCCCTGCGGGGCCAGCTGAAGGAGGCCAACGCCCAGTTGAGGGACTGGGAAGAGGCCATGTTGGGCCTCAAGGACTCCTACAGCACCAAGAGCCTGGAGCTGGAGCGCTGCGAAGGGGAGCTGCAGAGGACGCTGACCGAG GTTTCTCTGCTGAGGGACAAGCTGGGCATGTTTGAGGCTGAGGTGGTGGGGCTGAAGCGGGCTCTAGGTGAGCTCAGTGCGAGGGATAGGGCTATCGAGGCTAGGGGTGGCGGAGGAAGCAGGGAAGCATCCAGGACCAGAGGGGGGCTTTCCTCCCCACACAGCCCACCTGAGGGCTCTGCCTTCTCCTACCCAGCCCTGCCTCCACCCCCTGTACCTCCCCCAGATGCCATACTGAGTTTGCAGAGCGATGAAGCTAAAGTTCAGCGCCAGGAGGCCCACCAGCGCCAGGAGGCCCACCAGCGCCAGGAGGCCCACCAGCTTCAAGAGGCTCAATTGCGGCAGGAAATCCACCAGCAGCGCCAGGAGGCCCACCAGCAGTGGGAGGAAGCGGGGGATCTGCGTCGGCAGCTGGAGCGCCTCCAAGGCGAGCTGCGTCTCGAGCGGCAGCAGCGCGAGCGGCAGGCCCTCACTTTCAAGAAGGAGCGCCACGTGTGGATGGACGAGAAGGAGCGTGTGCTCAAGTACCAGGCCCAGCTGCAGCTCAGCTATGTGGAGACCCTGCAGAAGAACCAGGCCCTGGAGCTCCGCGTGGGCCAGCTGGGCTCCAAGCTCACCTCCACCAACACCACCCCCTCGCCCACCTCACCACCCCCACTGTCCCCCATCCCCCTGCCTGCCCCCGTCACTCCCCTACCCTCCCTCNGCCTGCCCCCGTCACTcccctaccctccctctctctctccccacctcccctTGCTGAGGACAAGAAGCTCCCTCCCGCCCTCCaccagctggcccctccctggccGGTACTCACCCGTCTGGAGAGGATAG